Proteins from a genomic interval of Treponema brennaborense DSM 12168:
- the metE gene encoding 5-methyltetrahydropteroyltriglutamate--homocysteine S-methyltransferase, which yields MQTTISGYPRIGKNRELKFAVEKYWKGALSSAELSAAADALLRDAALTQKNAQITQVPCGDFSLYDAMLDAAVLFGIVPAAYKRLRLSPLDTYFALARGYQGTGGDVKALTMKKWFNTNYHYLVPEFDRTTSVALDSVPFFAKTAEITAVFGTAGSRPALVGPYTLLGCSRFTDCTPRDFVRPLASAYKALIGACAARGFPWIQLDEPALVRDLSTDDRNLFRSLYEAILEDVDPRCRVLLQTHFGDVRDCYQDIIALPFGAVGLDFIEGAENLSLIAQHGFPAGTVLVAGVVNGKNIWKNDYAASVKILDALRSSARIGSDRIWVSTSCPLLHVPYSLAAETALDAAVKERFAFAEEKLAELTDIARLAELPPALREADAAYVRNGKVKGTQVQRNAAVRRQIESLSERDFTRNSPRAERRPLQHAALKLPLLPTTTIGSFPQTQEIKRNRALLRKGELSAEQYERNIRGFIRDCIRLQESIGLDVLVHGEFERNDMVEYFGENLEGFIFTQNGWVQSYGTRCVKPPVVFGDVARIKPLTVPYSAYAASLTSKPVKGMLTGPVTVLNWSFPREDVSLSESAFQIALAVRAEVLDLETAGIRIIQIDEAALREKLPLRAGNPRAQYLDWAVKAFRLCCSGVKDETQIHTHMCYSEFEDIIAEIDAMDADVITFEASRSKLHILDSLEAHRFETETSPGIYDIHSPRVPAVEEMIASLETMRKKIPAEKLWVNPDCGLKTRAPEETELSLKNMVAAAEAVRTRIIKGEAL from the coding sequence ATGCAGACAACCATATCGGGGTATCCCCGTATCGGAAAAAACAGGGAACTCAAATTTGCCGTTGAAAAATACTGGAAAGGGGCGCTGTCCTCAGCGGAATTGAGTGCCGCCGCCGACGCGCTGCTGCGGGACGCTGCGCTGACACAAAAAAATGCACAGATTACGCAAGTTCCGTGCGGAGATTTTTCATTATACGATGCCATGCTCGACGCCGCGGTTCTGTTCGGTATCGTGCCGGCTGCATATAAGCGGCTGCGACTGTCTCCGCTTGATACGTATTTCGCACTGGCGAGAGGGTATCAGGGTACGGGCGGTGACGTCAAAGCGCTTACCATGAAAAAATGGTTCAACACCAATTATCACTATCTGGTTCCCGAATTCGATCGGACGACGAGCGTTGCGCTTGACTCCGTTCCGTTTTTTGCAAAGACAGCCGAAATTACAGCCGTATTCGGTACCGCCGGCAGCCGGCCTGCTCTTGTCGGTCCGTATACGCTGCTCGGTTGTTCCCGTTTTACGGACTGTACGCCTCGGGATTTTGTGCGTCCGCTCGCTTCCGCATATAAAGCGCTTATCGGAGCATGTGCGGCGCGCGGTTTCCCGTGGATTCAGCTTGACGAACCGGCACTCGTGCGGGATTTGAGTACCGACGACCGGAATCTGTTCCGGTCATTATACGAAGCGATTTTGGAAGACGTCGATCCGCGCTGCCGCGTTTTGCTCCAGACCCATTTCGGCGACGTGCGCGATTGCTATCAGGATATCATCGCGCTGCCTTTCGGCGCAGTCGGACTCGATTTCATTGAGGGCGCGGAAAATCTGTCGCTCATTGCGCAGCACGGATTTCCTGCCGGTACGGTGCTCGTTGCCGGAGTCGTAAACGGTAAAAATATCTGGAAAAACGACTACGCCGCGTCTGTGAAAATACTCGACGCGCTGCGGTCTTCGGCCCGCATCGGCTCCGACCGGATATGGGTGTCGACGTCGTGCCCGCTGCTGCACGTACCGTATTCGCTGGCGGCGGAAACCGCGCTGGACGCGGCGGTTAAAGAGCGTTTTGCTTTTGCAGAAGAAAAATTGGCGGAGTTAACGGACATAGCGCGCCTTGCCGAACTGCCGCCGGCTTTACGGGAAGCCGACGCAGCGTACGTGCGCAACGGGAAAGTAAAGGGTACACAGGTGCAGCGGAACGCTGCCGTACGGCGGCAGATTGAATCGCTGTCGGAACGGGATTTTACGCGTAATAGTCCGCGCGCGGAGCGCCGCCCGCTTCAGCACGCCGCACTGAAACTTCCGCTGCTGCCGACCACGACGATCGGCTCTTTCCCTCAGACGCAGGAAATCAAACGCAACAGGGCGCTGCTGCGTAAAGGCGAACTGTCGGCGGAGCAGTACGAACGGAATATCCGTGGATTCATACGGGACTGTATCCGGCTGCAGGAATCGATCGGTCTGGACGTACTCGTGCACGGTGAATTTGAACGGAACGATATGGTCGAATATTTCGGTGAAAATCTGGAAGGATTCATCTTTACGCAGAACGGGTGGGTGCAGTCGTACGGAACGCGGTGTGTAAAACCGCCTGTCGTTTTCGGCGACGTTGCGCGGATAAAACCGCTTACCGTTCCGTACAGCGCGTACGCGGCGTCCCTTACCTCGAAACCGGTAAAAGGAATGCTGACCGGACCCGTGACCGTTCTCAACTGGTCGTTTCCCCGTGAGGATGTTTCCCTTTCGGAATCCGCCTTTCAAATCGCACTCGCCGTGCGCGCCGAAGTACTCGATCTGGAAACCGCCGGAATCCGCATCATTCAAATAGATGAAGCGGCGCTCCGTGAAAAACTGCCGCTGCGTGCCGGAAACCCGCGCGCGCAGTATCTCGATTGGGCGGTCAAAGCGTTCCGATTGTGCTGCAGCGGAGTTAAGGATGAAACCCAGATACACACGCATATGTGTTACAGTGAATTTGAAGATATTATTGCGGAAATAGACGCGATGGACGCGGATGTGATTACTTTTGAAGCGTCAAGATCCAAGCTGCATATTCTGGATTCGCTTGAAGCGCACCGTTTTGAAACGGAAACCAGCCCTGGCATATACGATATCCATTCGCCGCGTGTTCCCGCCGTGGAGGAAATGATCGCGTCTCTGGAAACGATGCGGAAAAAAATTCCGGCGGAAAAATTGTGGGTGAATCCCGATTGCGGACTCAAAACGCGGGCACCGGAAGAAACGGAACTCAGTTTGAAAAATATGGTTGCAGCGGCGGAAGCAGTCCGCACGCGTATTATAAAAGGAGAGGCTTTATGA
- the metF gene encoding methylenetetrahydrofolate reductase [NAD(P)H], protein MKLSKLFKKGRQSFSFEIFPPKHDEALRDIGETLDILAGCSPDFISVTFGAGGSETGRRTIDLAKRIKNEYALEPLVHLTCLNGTEAEVEGWLHELEDAGIENVLALRGDRRGEAATGSRFSYASDLVSFIRTRFPSFCVAGACYPESHPESPDRVSDVRALADKVRAGTDFLISQLFFENGLFSGFCERCRIAGITVPVAAGIMPVVNKKQIEKMTGLCGASVPPQLARILDRYGDNPAALRDAGLAYAENQIVDLAASGADGIHLYTMNNPAVAKQIAEGIKNILPHRAPVSA, encoded by the coding sequence ATGAAATTATCAAAACTGTTTAAAAAGGGCAGACAGTCGTTTTCGTTCGAGATTTTTCCTCCGAAACACGACGAAGCGCTTCGCGACATCGGCGAAACGCTCGACATTCTTGCCGGATGCAGTCCCGATTTTATCAGCGTTACCTTCGGCGCCGGCGGCAGCGAGACCGGCAGACGGACGATCGATCTTGCCAAACGGATCAAAAACGAATACGCGCTGGAACCGCTCGTTCACTTGACCTGCCTGAACGGCACCGAAGCGGAAGTCGAAGGCTGGCTGCATGAACTGGAAGACGCCGGAATAGAAAACGTTCTGGCTTTGCGCGGCGACCGCCGCGGCGAAGCTGCCACCGGCAGCCGATTTTCATACGCGTCGGATCTCGTTTCGTTCATACGGACGCGGTTTCCGTCGTTTTGCGTCGCCGGCGCCTGCTATCCCGAATCTCACCCCGAATCGCCCGACCGGGTCAGCGACGTCCGCGCGCTCGCGGACAAAGTACGGGCGGGAACGGATTTTCTGATTTCACAGCTGTTTTTTGAAAACGGCCTGTTTTCCGGATTCTGCGAACGCTGCCGGATTGCGGGAATTACCGTTCCCGTTGCAGCCGGAATAATGCCGGTCGTCAACAAAAAGCAGATAGAAAAAATGACGGGACTCTGCGGCGCGTCCGTTCCGCCGCAGCTAGCGCGGATACTCGACCGCTACGGCGACAATCCGGCAGCTTTGCGGGACGCGGGACTCGCCTATGCCGAAAATCAAATTGTCGATCTTGCCGCAAGCGGAGCCGACGGCATCCATCTGTATACGATGAACAATCCCGCCGTTGCAAAACAGATTGCCGAGGGAATTAAAAACATCCTGCCACACAGAGCACCCGTTTCCGCCTGA
- a CDS encoding Fur family transcriptional regulator produces MNGSAQYQTKQQTLILAFLSERQGLHITVRGIVDHFRRNGIAVGTATVYRQLEKMVRDGTVKKYTVDAESGACFEFVGKSACGAPEHCFHFKCESCGKLMHFHCPELEAVQRHMSEEHGLSVDTVKTVYYGICTECSEGQNA; encoded by the coding sequence ATGAACGGCTCGGCACAGTATCAGACAAAACAGCAGACGCTGATTTTAGCGTTCCTTTCGGAACGTCAAGGTCTGCATATCACCGTGCGCGGCATCGTCGATCATTTCCGCCGAAACGGTATAGCGGTCGGAACGGCAACCGTATACCGGCAGCTTGAAAAAATGGTGCGGGACGGTACCGTAAAAAAATACACCGTCGACGCGGAAAGCGGCGCGTGCTTTGAATTCGTCGGAAAATCCGCGTGCGGTGCTCCTGAGCATTGTTTCCATTTCAAGTGTGAATCCTGCGGAAAACTGATGCATTTTCACTGCCCGGAACTGGAAGCCGTACAGCGGCATATGAGTGAAGAACACGGATTATCGGTTGACACGGTGAAAACCGTGTATTACGGAATTTGTACGGAATGTTCGGAGGGGCAGAACGCATGA
- a CDS encoding metal ABC transporter substrate-binding protein, with translation MKRVLTICALAAVCAAVVFTVLFVARPEKSPAAAAEKKLRIVTTIFPQYDFAKQITGEDAEVVMLLKPGAESHSYEPTPKDIKTIRDADLFIYVGGENDVWVEDILASMGEARPATLKLLDCVETLDEELVEGMESDHEHGEHAHDEHAEAEAGHDDHDEHEHEVDEHVWTSPKNAIAIVQAITAVLEQKDPARAEQYRANSNAYQAELAKLDASFREITASAANKTILFADRFPFRYFAEEYGLTYYAAFSGCSTETEASAATVAFLINKVREERLPVVFTIELSNGKIADSVSEATGARKLQLHSCHTVTADQLRAGETYLSLMTQNEETLRAALR, from the coding sequence ATGAAACGCGTATTGACAATTTGTGCGCTCGCCGCGGTATGCGCCGCCGTTGTGTTCACGGTATTATTCGTCGCCCGTCCTGAAAAAAGTCCGGCGGCGGCAGCTGAAAAGAAGCTGCGCATCGTTACGACTATTTTTCCGCAGTACGACTTTGCAAAACAGATCACGGGCGAAGACGCGGAAGTCGTTATGCTGCTCAAACCGGGCGCGGAAAGCCATTCGTACGAACCGACGCCGAAAGATATCAAAACCATACGGGACGCCGATTTGTTCATTTACGTCGGCGGTGAAAACGACGTTTGGGTTGAAGACATTCTTGCTTCTATGGGGGAGGCGCGCCCTGCCACGCTGAAACTGCTGGACTGCGTCGAAACGCTCGACGAAGAATTGGTTGAAGGCATGGAAAGCGATCACGAACACGGTGAACACGCTCACGACGAGCACGCCGAAGCCGAAGCCGGACACGACGATCACGATGAGCACGAACACGAAGTAGACGAACACGTGTGGACTTCACCCAAGAACGCGATCGCCATCGTACAGGCGATTACCGCCGTCTTGGAGCAAAAAGATCCCGCCCGTGCGGAACAGTACCGGGCGAACAGCAACGCGTATCAAGCGGAACTGGCAAAACTTGACGCTTCGTTCCGGGAGATTACCGCTTCCGCTGCGAACAAAACGATCCTGTTTGCAGACCGGTTCCCGTTCCGCTACTTTGCCGAAGAATACGGACTGACGTATTACGCCGCGTTCAGCGGCTGTTCGACCGAAACGGAAGCGAGCGCCGCGACCGTTGCGTTCCTGATCAATAAAGTGCGGGAAGAACGGCTTCCTGTCGTGTTTACCATTGAACTTTCCAACGGTAAAATCGCAGATTCGGTAAGCGAGGCAACCGGTGCGCGCAAATTACAGCTGCATTCCTGCCATACCGTAACGGCCGATCAGCTGCGGGCGGGTGAAACGTATCTGTCTTTGATGACTCAAAACGAAGAAACCCTGCGCGCCGCACTGCGGTAA
- a CDS encoding metal ABC transporter ATP-binding protein: MNLITCKNVSFSYDGIVAVKNLNFSIESGDYFCIIGENGAGKSTLLKGLLQLKKPSGGSISTASGFSSKEIGYLPQQTPVQKDFPANVFEVVLSGCLNQLGFSPFYTKKQKVQAQANLERLGIGDLKRACYRELSGGQQQRVLLARALCAAKRAVLLDEPAAGLDPAATLELYALIEKINTELGMTVIMVSHDIDCALTYANRILHICGTQLFFGSTEAYVQSDVGRRFLGKNSVKGGSVR; the protein is encoded by the coding sequence ATGAATCTCATAACCTGTAAGAACGTCTCCTTTTCGTACGACGGAATCGTTGCGGTAAAAAATTTGAACTTTTCCATCGAAAGCGGCGACTATTTCTGCATTATCGGTGAAAACGGCGCCGGTAAAAGTACCTTGCTCAAAGGACTGCTGCAGCTGAAAAAACCGTCCGGCGGCTCGATCAGTACTGCTTCCGGATTTTCCTCAAAAGAAATCGGGTATCTGCCGCAGCAGACGCCGGTACAGAAAGATTTTCCCGCGAACGTATTCGAGGTCGTTCTTTCAGGTTGTTTGAATCAGCTTGGATTTTCACCGTTTTATACGAAAAAACAAAAAGTTCAGGCGCAGGCCAATTTGGAGCGGCTGGGTATCGGCGATTTGAAACGCGCATGCTACCGCGAACTTTCCGGCGGACAGCAGCAGCGGGTACTGCTTGCCCGGGCGCTGTGCGCGGCAAAGCGTGCGGTCTTGCTTGATGAACCCGCCGCGGGACTTGATCCTGCGGCCACGCTTGAATTATACGCGCTTATAGAAAAAATCAATACGGAACTGGGAATGACCGTCATCATGGTATCGCACGATATCGACTGCGCGCTCACCTATGCGAACCGTATTCTGCATATCTGCGGAACACAACTGTTTTTCGGCAGTACGGAAGCGTACGTGCAAAGCGACGTCGGCCGGCGTTTTTTGGGAAAAAACAGTGTGAAAGGAGGATCCGTCCGATGA
- a CDS encoding metal ABC transporter permease: protein MIALFAEMFSFPFMVRAVFVGAVISLCASLLGVSLVLKRYSMIGDGLSHVGFGALAVASSLNAAPLSVAIPVVVAAAFLLLRISESSKIKGDAAIALISTGSLAVGVVIISMTTGMNTDVCNYLFGSILGLSKTDVNISVALSFAVLLLFVLCYNRIFAVTFDESFAKATGTNTGAHNMLIALLTALVIVLGMRMMGALLISCLIVFPAITSMRLCKRFKAVVINSALIAVVCFFCGMVVSYVYATPTGASIVLCNIAVFAVYWSVKVLKTAYRKCRRERV, encoded by the coding sequence ATGATAGCCTTGTTTGCGGAGATGTTTTCGTTTCCGTTTATGGTGCGCGCCGTGTTCGTCGGCGCCGTTATTTCTTTGTGCGCGTCGCTGCTTGGTGTCAGCCTTGTGCTGAAACGATATTCGATGATCGGCGACGGTCTTTCGCACGTCGGATTCGGCGCGCTCGCCGTCGCTTCGTCGTTAAACGCCGCGCCGCTTTCGGTAGCGATTCCCGTCGTCGTTGCCGCTGCGTTTTTGCTGCTGCGTATCAGTGAAAGCAGTAAAATCAAAGGCGACGCGGCGATTGCGCTCATTTCGACCGGCTCGCTCGCCGTCGGCGTCGTGATCATTTCCATGACGACCGGTATGAACACCGACGTCTGCAATTATCTGTTCGGCAGCATTCTGGGTTTATCGAAAACCGACGTTAACATAAGCGTCGCCTTATCGTTCGCCGTGCTGCTGCTGTTCGTTTTATGCTACAACCGGATATTCGCCGTTACGTTCGACGAATCGTTTGCAAAAGCGACCGGAACGAATACGGGCGCTCATAATATGCTGATAGCGCTGCTGACCGCACTCGTTATCGTTTTGGGGATGCGCATGATGGGAGCGCTGCTGATTTCGTGCCTTATCGTATTTCCGGCTATTACGTCGATGCGGCTGTGCAAACGGTTCAAGGCGGTGGTGATCAATTCCGCCTTGATCGCCGTCGTCTGTTTTTTCTGCGGAATGGTCGTTTCCTACGTATACGCGACGCCGACGGGTGCGAGTATCGTTTTGTGCAACATCGCGGTGTTCGCCGTTTACTGGAGCGTTAAAGTTCTGAAAACGGCGTATCGGAAATGCCGCCGGGAGCGCGTATGA
- the dut gene encoding dUTP diphosphatase: MPVIKCTAAPGAALPSYQTEGAAGADIRAYLERTVILAPGERALIPTGLCFEIPAGYEIQVRPRSGLAVKSGVTCLNTPGTIDSDYRGEVKVILINLGSEPFVIENGDRIAQLVAAPVVQAAFVPAAALSATERGSGGFGSTGV; encoded by the coding sequence ATGCCGGTTATAAAATGTACAGCAGCGCCGGGGGCGGCGCTGCCTTCGTATCAGACGGAAGGAGCCGCCGGTGCCGATATCCGCGCGTATCTTGAACGCACCGTAATTCTTGCACCGGGAGAACGCGCGCTGATTCCGACGGGATTATGTTTTGAAATTCCGGCAGGATACGAAATACAAGTACGCCCCCGTTCCGGACTTGCCGTGAAATCGGGCGTTACCTGCCTGAACACGCCGGGAACCATCGACAGCGATTACCGCGGAGAAGTCAAAGTTATTCTTATCAACCTCGGTTCGGAGCCGTTCGTGATCGAAAACGGCGACCGCATCGCACAGCTTGTGGCGGCACCGGTCGTTCAGGCGGCGTTTGTGCCCGCCGCGGCGCTGTCGGCTACGGAACGCGGTTCCGGCGGGTTCGGTTCCACCGGCGTATGA
- a CDS encoding LptF/LptG family permease, translated as MIRFPPVASARIQKHVLILYLVKELLLYFFIAFVFFFMVFFVNQILLMAEDVLKKRVPLADVLKLISYSLPFIIAQSAPFATLVGFLMCLGRMMSDNEILILRAAGKSFAVILVPALLLGLAISILSFFVNDYLLPLGTISYNKLYRSILMSDPSIELESNSIKRTESATLVIGDVSGRTVSDLIFFDTDPQGTRRVIVSGTADIVNSQNPDVLMQLDMDNARVLFFDKTEKRNYDMMSAEQTRMNVFTSSLFSSSAYTNPREMTSYDLRTMIRNMKTQQEKSSLQLNMYELEYYKKFSLPFGSLFFALLAMPIAILFGKHNGQTIGLIIGLFICVAYWAAMILGQTFGIREGLSGFWTMWLPDLCVGAAGCAFYLVLVRR; from the coding sequence ATGATTCGCTTTCCGCCGGTTGCGTCTGCCCGTATCCAAAAACACGTTCTCATCCTGTATCTCGTAAAAGAGCTGCTGCTGTATTTTTTCATTGCGTTCGTGTTCTTTTTTATGGTGTTTTTCGTCAATCAGATTTTACTCATGGCGGAAGACGTCCTAAAAAAACGGGTGCCGCTGGCGGACGTTCTCAAACTGATTTCATATTCGCTGCCGTTTATCATAGCGCAGTCCGCACCGTTCGCCACGCTCGTCGGATTTTTGATGTGTTTGGGCCGCATGATGAGCGACAATGAAATCCTCATCCTGCGCGCCGCCGGCAAATCGTTCGCCGTTATTCTGGTGCCGGCGCTGCTGCTCGGTTTGGCCATTTCGATTCTGTCGTTTTTCGTAAACGATTATCTGCTGCCGCTCGGAACCATTTCCTATAATAAATTGTACCGCTCCATTCTGATGTCGGATCCTTCTATAGAATTGGAATCCAATTCCATAAAACGGACGGAAAGCGCCACGCTCGTCATCGGAGACGTTTCGGGACGCACCGTTTCCGATCTGATATTTTTCGATACCGATCCGCAGGGAACGCGGCGCGTAATCGTATCGGGCACGGCCGATATCGTCAATTCGCAGAACCCCGACGTACTGATGCAGCTCGATATGGATAACGCGCGGGTCCTTTTTTTTGATAAAACCGAAAAACGGAATTACGACATGATGAGCGCCGAACAAACGCGGATGAACGTGTTTACTTCGTCCTTGTTTTCAAGTTCCGCGTATACCAATCCGCGTGAAATGACGTCGTACGACTTGCGGACGATGATCCGCAATATGAAAACGCAGCAGGAAAAATCTTCTTTGCAGCTGAATATGTACGAACTCGAATATTACAAGAAATTTTCATTGCCGTTCGGTTCGCTGTTTTTTGCGCTGCTCGCAATGCCGATCGCCATTCTGTTCGGCAAGCACAACGGCCAGACGATCGGGCTTATTATCGGCCTGTTTATCTGCGTCGCGTATTGGGCCGCCATGATACTCGGGCAGACGTTCGGTATCAGGGAAGGATTGAGCGGATTTTGGACCATGTGGCTGCCGGATTTGTGCGTCGGAGCCGCCGGATGTGCCTTTTATCTGGTGCTGGTGCGCAGATGA
- a CDS encoding LptF/LptG family permease, translated as MCLLSGAGAQMTLLSYLYRRFMPVFIGALSFFSLVLILVELLMNLWQFISAQVPAADIVRVMLLYVPKTVSFALPLAILFASSYVLSDFYAKNELTAVFASGVSLFRFTLPLLVFSVVLSAFMFFFEDRVVVPAYAQKTELQQKLLNQEKSKNNDRIVVIAERGAVVYKADFYDDQASRLFTLYAVVRNGDKSLRAVLRADSAVWNGSSWTLSGAVQYTMRGDTLIAEDPDPEITALLTEPPETFRNNTVSVETVTASEARSYITHLRRAGLPTAEALSQYYKKFSFPFVVFIVVFLSVGLSGKTRKNVLLISLVLCIGAAVAFYVTQMVTMLLAKFGYISPLAGAWFPVILFIFLSGVLLKFART; from the coding sequence ATGTGCCTTTTATCTGGTGCTGGTGCGCAGATGACGCTGCTTTCGTATTTGTACCGGCGCTTTATGCCGGTTTTTATCGGTGCGCTTTCCTTTTTTTCCCTCGTGCTGATTCTCGTCGAACTGCTGATGAACTTATGGCAATTCATATCGGCGCAAGTTCCGGCGGCGGATATCGTGCGCGTGATGCTGCTGTACGTGCCCAAAACCGTGTCGTTCGCACTGCCGCTGGCTATCCTGTTCGCTTCGTCGTACGTGCTCAGCGATTTTTACGCAAAAAACGAATTGACCGCCGTGTTCGCTTCCGGCGTGTCGCTGTTCCGGTTCACGCTGCCGCTGCTCGTTTTTTCGGTCGTATTGAGCGCGTTCATGTTTTTTTTCGAGGATCGCGTCGTCGTTCCGGCGTACGCGCAAAAGACGGAACTGCAGCAGAAATTACTGAATCAGGAAAAATCGAAAAACAACGACCGCATCGTCGTCATTGCCGAACGGGGAGCGGTCGTCTATAAAGCCGATTTTTACGACGACCAGGCTTCGCGGTTGTTCACACTGTACGCCGTCGTCCGTAACGGCGACAAGTCGCTGCGCGCCGTACTCCGTGCCGATTCGGCCGTCTGGAACGGCAGCAGCTGGACGTTGTCCGGCGCCGTGCAGTACACGATGCGCGGCGACACGCTGATCGCCGAAGATCCCGATCCGGAAATAACGGCGCTGCTGACCGAACCGCCTGAAACGTTCAGAAACAACACCGTTTCGGTGGAAACCGTTACCGCGTCGGAAGCGCGCTCCTACATAACGCATCTGCGGCGCGCCGGATTGCCGACGGCGGAAGCGTTGTCGCAATATTACAAGAAATTTTCGTTTCCTTTCGTCGTTTTTATTGTTGTATTTTTATCGGTCGGCCTTTCGGGCAAAACGCGCAAGAACGTGTTGCTCATCAGTCTGGTTTTGTGTATCGGCGCAGCGGTGGCGTTTTACGTTACGCAAATGGTAACCATGCTGCTGGCCAAATTCGGCTATATTTCCCCGTTGGCAGGCGCCTGGTTTCCTGTTATACTGTTCATATTTTTGAGCGGAGTGCTGCTTAAATTTGCGCGCACCTGA
- the tgt gene encoding tRNA guanosine(34) transglycosylase Tgt — protein sequence MTTTPDFFTELHADTSSRARTGIVRLPHGTVKTPVFMPVGTNATVKAMTKDDLSEIGFEIILANTYHLYLRPGVEILEQAGGLHGFSGWNGNFLTDSGGFQVFSLAPFRKITGEGVRFKSHIDGSSHLLTPESVVDLQSRFNSDIQMQLDVCTGFDIPEAKAKEALAVTTDWALRAKNEWLQKRDAGYQGALFPIVQGNFYRDLRAQSAEFVSGLDTPGIAIGGLSVGEPFDVYADMLEYTAQLLPRNKPRYVMGIGTPDYILEAVSNGVDMFDCVLPTRNARNGSYFTRDGTIAIKNARYATDFSPIDSECTCKVCREYSRAYLRHLFKEQEILSSMLASYHNLAFLHTMIAEVRTAIAEDRFASYKAAFLKRFNAGGAAE from the coding sequence ATGACAACGACGCCCGATTTTTTTACCGAACTGCACGCGGACACTTCTAGCCGCGCCCGTACCGGCATCGTTCGGCTGCCCCACGGAACGGTAAAAACACCCGTGTTCATGCCCGTCGGCACGAACGCGACGGTCAAAGCGATGACCAAAGACGACCTGAGCGAAATAGGTTTTGAAATCATTCTTGCAAACACGTATCATCTGTATTTGCGCCCCGGTGTTGAAATACTCGAACAGGCGGGCGGGCTTCACGGATTTTCCGGCTGGAACGGGAATTTTCTGACCGATTCGGGCGGCTTCCAAGTGTTTTCCCTTGCGCCCTTCCGCAAAATAACGGGCGAGGGCGTCCGGTTCAAAAGCCACATAGACGGTTCGTCTCACTTGCTCACGCCGGAATCCGTGGTCGATCTGCAAAGCCGGTTCAACAGCGACATTCAAATGCAGCTCGACGTGTGTACGGGATTCGACATTCCCGAAGCGAAAGCCAAAGAAGCGCTCGCCGTAACGACCGATTGGGCGCTGCGGGCAAAAAACGAATGGCTTCAGAAACGAGACGCCGGATATCAAGGCGCGCTGTTCCCGATAGTGCAGGGAAACTTTTACCGCGATCTGCGCGCGCAGTCGGCGGAATTCGTTTCGGGACTCGACACGCCCGGTATCGCGATAGGCGGACTTTCCGTGGGCGAACCGTTCGACGTGTACGCGGACATGCTCGAATACACCGCGCAGCTTCTGCCGCGGAACAAACCCCGCTACGTCATGGGAATCGGCACGCCGGATTACATTTTGGAAGCCGTGTCGAACGGCGTCGATATGTTCGACTGCGTGCTTCCGACCCGAAACGCGCGCAACGGCTCGTATTTTACCCGCGACGGTACGATCGCGATCAAAAACGCCCGATATGCGACGGATTTTTCACCGATCGATTCCGAGTGCACTTGCAAGGTATGCCGCGAATATTCGCGCGCGTATTTGCGGCACCTGTTCAAAGAACAGGAAATTCTGAGCTCCATGCTCGCCTCGTATCACAATCTGGCGTTTCTGCACACGATGATAGCCGAAGTCAGAACCGCCATTGCCGAAGACCGCTTTGCCTCGTACAAGGCGGCGTTTCTGAAACGATTCAACGCGGGAGGAGCGGCCGAATGA